Proteins from a single region of Limisphaerales bacterium:
- a CDS encoding MBOAT family protein: MNFISLEYGCLLLAAFVLFWISPQPWRIRLLFAASYLFYLAWDVRFVALLLASSTTYYLCGLGIANRQKSIGKIATLAVLPGVWLAVCAIFGFQGKTVSNGILMVAFSFLPLMLAANRFIGTFSLESARRKGYLWLALGINLGLLGFFKYFNFFAESIGNWVGQLGFSSSWTLTHIILPVGISFYTFQAISYIVDIKNKKTEPTDCFITFATYLAFFPQLIAGPIERSTKLLPQLIAPAKWDMGHMHIGLRLLLVGFFKKLFVADNCAIIANHVFSSGHPELNTPWALLGVIAFAFQIYGDFSGYSDIARGSARLLGIELTLNFRFPYFALNPSEFWRRWHITLSTWFRDFVYIPLGGNRSTDWQTCRNLTIAMVLAGLWHGAAWKFILWGAYHACLLMAFHFSSHWQRASESGSLAKLACWVFMCILTLVGWAIFRAESGAELILWFTGIFQWQVAGAMEWEKPARWLLLHIGPLLLLQWATLKERDEASLDLHHWATRGIIYLLLFVLTVTSMVNDQEFIYFQF, translated from the coding sequence ATGAATTTCATTTCACTGGAATACGGCTGCCTTCTTCTCGCGGCCTTTGTTTTATTTTGGATTTCACCGCAGCCGTGGCGCATTCGGCTTTTGTTCGCCGCCAGTTATCTATTCTATCTTGCGTGGGACGTGCGCTTTGTGGCGCTGCTGCTCGCTTCCAGCACCACTTATTATCTTTGCGGACTCGGGATCGCCAATCGGCAAAAATCCATTGGAAAAATAGCGACCCTCGCCGTGCTGCCCGGGGTATGGCTCGCGGTATGCGCGATTTTTGGTTTCCAAGGTAAAACTGTTTCCAACGGAATCCTGATGGTGGCATTTTCATTCCTCCCCTTGATGCTCGCTGCAAACCGTTTCATTGGAACGTTTTCCTTAGAATCAGCCCGCCGGAAAGGGTATTTATGGCTGGCACTCGGCATCAACTTGGGATTGCTCGGATTTTTCAAGTATTTCAATTTCTTTGCGGAATCAATCGGCAACTGGGTGGGGCAACTCGGGTTTTCATCCAGTTGGACGCTCACCCACATCATCCTTCCCGTGGGCATTTCATTTTACACCTTCCAAGCCATCAGCTACATCGTTGATATCAAAAATAAAAAAACGGAACCCACAGATTGCTTTATCACCTTCGCAACTTATCTGGCATTTTTTCCGCAATTGATCGCCGGCCCCATCGAGCGCAGCACCAAATTGCTCCCACAATTGATCGCTCCGGCAAAATGGGATATGGGCCATATGCATATCGGACTCCGACTGTTGCTGGTGGGATTTTTCAAAAAACTGTTTGTAGCGGATAACTGCGCCATCATCGCCAACCACGTATTTTCGTCCGGCCATCCTGAGTTAAACACCCCTTGGGCCTTGCTGGGTGTGATTGCGTTTGCCTTTCAAATTTATGGAGACTTCTCTGGCTACAGTGACATTGCCCGTGGATCGGCGCGCCTCTTGGGCATTGAGCTGACACTAAATTTCCGCTTCCCCTATTTCGCCCTCAACCCATCCGAATTTTGGCGGCGATGGCACATCACCCTTTCAACTTGGTTTCGAGATTTCGTCTATATACCGCTCGGCGGCAACCGCAGTACCGATTGGCAAACCTGCAGAAATCTCACCATCGCAATGGTGCTCGCCGGATTGTGGCACGGCGCAGCTTGGAAATTTATTTTATGGGGCGCATACCACGCCTGTTTGTTGATGGCATTTCATTTCTCATCCCATTGGCAGCGCGCATCCGAATCGGGGAGTTTAGCGAAGCTGGCGTGTTGGGTTTTTATGTGCATCCTCACGTTGGTGGGTTGGGCGATATTCCGTGCTGAATCAGGTGCCGAATTAATCTTATGGTTCACCGGCATTTTCCAATGGCAAGTGGCCGGCGCAATGGAATGGGAAAAGCCGGCCCGTTGGCTGCTGCTGCACATAGGCCCATTGCTGCTGCTGCAATGGGCAACACTCAAGGAACGTGATGAAGCATCACTGGATCTGCATCATTGGGCTACGCGAGGCATCATTTATTTGCTGCTGTTTGTTCTGACTGTCACCTCTATGGTGAATGACCAGGAATTTATTTATTTCCAATTTTAA
- a CDS encoding TIM barrel protein yields the protein MSKSPKLHNAMWPGLVGKGDDEGQEPPISLEHMLDLTAAAEVDGQKFDGIDYFLFLPHTNPEATDDELKSIADLIVGKGFDIGSLVAPIWPGTVGDSAMGSAEQRGKFLDAVKMACRIAKIFNEHGARKYGVIRIDSAEFGVEKWREDSTANTAQIVETFKEAATIAAGHGERLAAEGEICWAGMHSWKDMLDVLEGVGMPEALGFQADLAHTYLYTLGYNAPEHALVQEGYSDEEFWPAYEKMTDALRPWTIDFHVAQNDGEVHGAGDHDKTGKHCPADDPNGKLDITKCSGYWLKDAADRGIQHICWDGCMFPNATLENPETWNTILKAMIDVRDAHGWE from the coding sequence ATGAGCAAATCCCCAAAACTTCATAATGCCATGTGGCCCGGACTCGTCGGCAAAGGCGACGACGAAGGCCAGGAGCCGCCAATCAGCCTCGAGCATATGCTCGACCTCACCGCCGCCGCCGAAGTGGACGGACAGAAATTTGATGGCATCGATTATTTTTTGTTCCTGCCGCACACCAATCCCGAGGCCACCGATGATGAGCTGAAAAGCATCGCCGACCTCATCGTCGGCAAAGGCTTCGACATTGGCTCGCTCGTCGCGCCCATTTGGCCGGGCACCGTGGGCGATTCGGCGATGGGATCGGCCGAGCAGCGCGGAAAGTTTCTCGACGCAGTGAAAATGGCTTGTCGCATTGCGAAAATTTTCAACGAACACGGCGCACGCAAGTACGGCGTCATCCGCATCGACTCCGCAGAATTCGGCGTCGAGAAATGGCGCGAAGATTCCACCGCTAACACTGCGCAAATCGTGGAGACCTTTAAAGAAGCCGCGACCATCGCCGCCGGCCACGGCGAACGCCTCGCTGCCGAAGGCGAGATTTGCTGGGCCGGAATGCACAGTTGGAAAGATATGCTCGACGTCCTCGAAGGCGTGGGAATGCCCGAGGCGCTCGGCTTCCAGGCCGACCTCGCACACACTTATCTTTATACGCTGGGCTACAATGCCCCTGAGCACGCCCTCGTGCAGGAAGGCTACAGCGACGAAGAGTTCTGGCCCGCGTACGAGAAGATGACGGATGCCCTCCGCCCGTGGACCATCGACTTCCACGTCGCCCAAAACGATGGCGAAGTGCACGGCGCCGGCGACCACGACAAGACCGGCAAACACTGCCCCGCCGATGACCCGAACGGCAAACTCGACATCACAAAATGCTCCGGCTACTGGCTCAAGGACGCCGCCGACCGCGGCATCCAACACATCTGCTGGGACGGCTGCATGTTCCCCAACGCCACACTCGAAAACCCCGAAACGTGGAACACCATCCTCAAAGCCATGATCGACGTCCGCGACGCGCACGGCTGGGAATAA
- the typA gene encoding translational GTPase TypA, which translates to MELIRNIAIIAHVDHGKTTLVDCFLKQSGTFRANQAIALEERIMDSMDLEREKGITITAKNAAFEFRGHHVNIVDTPGHADFGGEVERSLSMIDGVLLLVDAKEGPQAQTRFVLRKALEAGAQPIVVINKIDRDHARPEWVLDQVFELFIALGATDAQLDFPYIYASAKDGYATTDHTKLGGEMTPLFEMIVDRVPAPTSDAGEGYRLAVANVSYSDYLGRIGFGKIRTGTIRVGDPLFGLRGDAEPVAGKVTALFHFEGLKQIQIEEAHAGDIVGVAGLPDILIGETLVDSLDRPALPFKPIDPPTIKMAFAVNDGPLAGLDGKKVTARSIWERLEREGRANVSLQVAQTDNSKIFHVTGRGGMQIAVLIEQMRREGFEVLVSRPEVLKHQDENGKWLEPIEKVFLEVPQDSVGDVMEALATRKGNVTDMSPAGDRMTLEALVPTRGLIGFEVELLNFTRGEGIMSHLFHEYAPDTGDIPARRTGALVSMEDGTVTAYALDTLQGRGRMLIVPGDKVYKGMIVGENARDNDLPVNPIRAKHLNNFRSQGDGKGIILNAPMILSLERALEYIAPDEYVEATPKTLRLRKKILNEHDRKRSEKQRSLQLA; encoded by the coding sequence ATGGAGCTAATCCGTAACATTGCAATTATTGCGCACGTGGATCATGGGAAGACCACGTTGGTGGACTGTTTTCTCAAGCAATCGGGGACCTTTCGTGCGAATCAGGCGATCGCTTTGGAGGAGCGGATCATGGATTCGATGGATCTGGAGCGCGAAAAGGGCATCACGATCACGGCAAAAAATGCGGCATTCGAGTTTCGCGGGCATCATGTGAATATTGTGGACACGCCGGGGCACGCGGATTTTGGCGGCGAGGTGGAGCGGTCGCTGAGTATGATTGATGGCGTGTTGTTGCTGGTGGATGCGAAAGAAGGGCCGCAGGCGCAGACGCGGTTTGTGCTGCGCAAGGCGTTGGAGGCGGGCGCGCAGCCGATTGTGGTGATCAACAAAATCGACCGCGACCACGCGCGGCCGGAATGGGTTTTGGATCAGGTATTTGAGCTCTTCATCGCATTGGGCGCCACGGATGCGCAGTTGGATTTTCCGTATATTTACGCCAGCGCCAAGGATGGCTACGCGACGACGGATCACACAAAACTCGGCGGTGAAATGACGCCGCTCTTCGAGATGATCGTCGACCGCGTGCCAGCGCCAACGAGTGATGCGGGCGAAGGCTATCGCCTGGCGGTGGCCAATGTGAGCTACTCGGATTATCTCGGCCGAATTGGGTTTGGCAAAATTCGCACGGGCACCATTCGTGTGGGCGATCCACTTTTTGGTTTGCGCGGCGATGCGGAACCGGTGGCGGGCAAGGTGACGGCGCTATTTCATTTTGAGGGGCTCAAGCAAATCCAAATCGAGGAAGCCCACGCCGGCGACATCGTGGGCGTAGCGGGCTTGCCGGATATTTTAATTGGCGAAACGCTCGTGGACAGCCTCGATCGTCCGGCGTTGCCTTTTAAGCCCATCGATCCGCCGACCATTAAAATGGCCTTCGCGGTGAATGACGGTCCGCTCGCGGGATTGGACGGCAAAAAAGTCACCGCCCGTAGCATTTGGGAACGCCTCGAACGCGAGGGGCGTGCGAATGTTTCGCTGCAAGTTGCGCAGACGGATAACAGCAAAATTTTCCACGTCACCGGTCGGGGCGGAATGCAGATCGCCGTGCTCATCGAACAAATGCGGCGCGAAGGTTTCGAGGTGCTTGTGAGCCGTCCCGAGGTGCTGAAGCATCAGGACGAAAACGGCAAGTGGCTCGAGCCGATTGAAAAAGTTTTTCTCGAAGTACCGCAGGACTCCGTGGGCGACGTGATGGAAGCGCTCGCCACGCGCAAAGGCAACGTCACCGATATGTCTCCCGCCGGCGACCGCATGACGCTCGAGGCGCTCGTGCCCACGCGCGGGCTCATCGGCTTCGAGGTCGAGCTGCTCAACTTCACGCGCGGCGAAGGCATCATGAGCCATCTTTTCCATGAGTACGCGCCGGACACCGGCGACATCCCCGCGCGCCGCACCGGCGCACTCGTCAGCATGGAAGATGGCACCGTGACCGCTTACGCGCTCGACACCCTCCAAGGCCGCGGCCGGATGCTCATCGTCCCCGGCGATAAAGTTTACAAAGGAATGATCGTCGGCGAAAACGCTCGAGACAACGACTTGCCCGTGAACCCCATCCGCGCCAAGCACCTCAACAACTTCCGTTCCCAAGGCGACGGCAAAGGCATTATATTAAATGCCCCGATGATCCTCAGCCTTGAGCGCGCGCTCGAATACATCGCCCCCGACGAATACGTCGAAGCCACCCCGAAAACCCTCCGTCTCCGCAAAAAAATCCTCAACGAACACGACCGCAAACGCTCCGAGAAACAACGCTCGCTGCAATTGGCGTAA
- a CDS encoding SGNH/GDSL hydrolase family protein has translation MIAVELAVRVFFKENMSGRFEYGFHPSAGFVESDGQVNLKRTGGRRFRPQSFAIEPSEGVFRIFVVGDSVTRGSSVESSYAGQIAVNLKGQGISAESINLGIGGHGARRKHLTLAHSLKYKPDLIILHINNSNEFEDEREFLRSTEFDSWHPRNWPMKSRALRRLYEMKTEKVLWKWIPASIRMKHAKNDADAEIVAMSAAGALERWNQLVTKITGESTQAAASKQIPILLITQAYKMEDVNKARRLEDNGLEKIAESHVRRGVLHLSMKQVFGSLNFEPLYSDRSHLRAEGHEALSKAIVKKLIEAGIITPEN, from the coding sequence TTGATTGCCGTGGAGTTGGCCGTGCGCGTCTTTTTTAAGGAGAATATGTCAGGCAGGTTTGAATACGGTTTCCACCCCTCGGCAGGTTTCGTCGAATCAGACGGGCAAGTAAACCTCAAGCGTACTGGCGGTCGCCGCTTCCGGCCCCAGTCGTTCGCCATCGAACCGTCCGAGGGGGTATTCCGAATTTTTGTGGTTGGCGATTCCGTCACGCGAGGCTCCAGCGTGGAAAGCTCCTACGCAGGCCAAATCGCCGTAAACCTGAAAGGTCAGGGCATCTCGGCCGAGAGCATCAACCTCGGCATCGGAGGCCACGGGGCCCGGCGGAAACATCTGACATTGGCGCATTCGCTTAAATACAAACCAGATTTAATCATATTGCACATCAACAACTCCAATGAATTTGAAGATGAAAGGGAATTCCTGCGAAGCACCGAGTTTGATTCCTGGCACCCAAGAAACTGGCCAATGAAAAGCAGAGCACTGAGGCGCCTGTATGAAATGAAAACTGAAAAAGTTTTATGGAAATGGATCCCCGCCTCTATCCGAATGAAGCACGCAAAAAATGATGCTGATGCCGAAATTGTGGCGATGTCAGCAGCGGGAGCTTTGGAAAGGTGGAATCAATTGGTAACAAAAATAACCGGTGAAAGCACCCAAGCTGCCGCCTCGAAACAAATTCCCATCCTACTAATTACGCAGGCCTACAAAATGGAAGACGTAAACAAAGCCCGGCGCTTGGAGGATAACGGGCTGGAGAAAATTGCGGAAAGCCACGTGCGCAGAGGAGTGCTTCACCTGTCGATGAAACAGGTTTTTGGAAGTTTGAATTTCGAGCCCCTCTATTCCGACCGAAGCCACCTCCGCGCCGAAGGCCACGAGGCACTGTCAAAGGCCATCGTGAAGAAACTCATCGAAGCAGGAATTATTACGCCAGAGAATTAG